From a region of the Paenibacillus sp. FSL R10-2734 genome:
- a CDS encoding DUF2793 domain-containing protein produces the protein MAQTIQIKRGTKAQLSTYGALLAGEMGFCSDTKEIYIGDGTTNSMVGRALSGAEASRPVAASVGRLFYVTSGANNGYLYFDDGIAWRRVNSQALSDLTGSLDNIADGATYAKVLKADVSAGHINKVSDGTNTKTAAEIKNHIDDAAKHRVINDSGTAITDIWSAQKIKNEIELAKHNIEPQASVKDQHLLAPPASPAEADRYIIPASATGAWAGKTNQIAEFQSGVWAYYTPAIGWTAYVDDEQKIYSWNGTAWVRTGGALQTITAGNGLTGGGQSDTVTLTVGAGNGVVVDSTTVAAKPGKGIIVNATGIEANIDNSSIVYDTANGNKLTVAMIDGGTF, from the coding sequence ATGGCGCAGACGATACAAATAAAACGTGGTACAAAAGCTCAACTCAGTACTTATGGCGCATTGCTTGCTGGTGAGATGGGTTTTTGTTCAGACACGAAGGAAATATATATCGGAGATGGGACTACCAACTCAATGGTTGGGCGAGCTTTATCAGGTGCAGAGGCTTCACGTCCGGTGGCGGCATCGGTCGGACGTCTGTTTTATGTAACGAGCGGAGCAAATAACGGATACTTATACTTTGATGATGGCATAGCTTGGCGGCGAGTGAATTCTCAAGCCCTCAGTGATTTAACGGGTTCGCTTGATAATATAGCGGATGGCGCTACTTATGCAAAGGTATTAAAGGCTGATGTCAGTGCAGGGCATATCAATAAGGTGTCAGATGGAACGAATACTAAAACTGCCGCTGAGATTAAAAACCATATTGACGATGCAGCTAAACACCGAGTCATTAATGATTCTGGTACAGCCATTACCGATATCTGGTCAGCACAAAAAATCAAAAATGAAATCGAATTAGCAAAACATAATATCGAACCACAAGCGTCTGTAAAAGACCAACATTTATTGGCCCCTCCGGCAAGTCCGGCAGAAGCTGACCGTTATATTATTCCAGCATCAGCGACAGGGGCATGGGCGGGGAAAACAAATCAAATTGCAGAGTTTCAATCCGGAGTGTGGGCTTACTATACCCCTGCTATAGGATGGACTGCATATGTGGACGACGAGCAAAAGATCTACAGTTGGAATGGTACAGCTTGGGTTCGAACTGGTGGCGCACTCCAGACGATTACGGCGGGTAACGGCCTAACCGGTGGTGGTCAGTCAGATACTGTTACATTAACAGTAGGAGCTGGAAACGGGGTCGTTGTAGATTCCACTACCGTGGCTGCTAAACCGGGTAAAGGCATTATTGTTAACGCAACAGGAATCGAGGCTAACATAGATAACTCTAGTATTGTCTACGATACAGCCAATGGAAATAAACTCACGGTGGCAATGATTGACGGCGGTACGTTTTAG
- a CDS encoding phosphoglucomutase, with protein sequence MAYPSKIDVFQEKLNKNPTGNNYVIEERITLVAGVYEGFLNHDNINNTTVQVYSGSKLTGDKLTNWTLTIPSDTPWCRLIKIFSGAAEVYVTYETPGDTVEADDINALQKAVTATQTEVERYKSSGLIDGGSFMRGV encoded by the coding sequence ATGGCCTATCCGAGTAAAATTGATGTTTTTCAGGAAAAGCTGAACAAAAATCCAACAGGAAACAATTATGTCATTGAAGAACGGATAACACTTGTTGCAGGCGTTTATGAGGGGTTCCTGAATCACGATAATATCAATAACACTACTGTCCAAGTCTATAGTGGGAGTAAATTGACGGGGGATAAATTGACAAACTGGACCTTAACCATTCCAAGTGATACACCATGGTGTAGGTTAATTAAGATATTTAGTGGAGCTGCTGAAGTTTACGTAACCTATGAGACTCCAGGTGATACCGTAGAAGCAGACGATATTAATGCGCTACAGAAAGCAGTAACAGCCACACAAACAGAGGTGGAAAGGTATAAATCGAGTGGGCTGATAGACGGCGGTTCATTTATGAGAGGGGTGTAA
- a CDS encoding baseplate J/gp47 family protein: protein MYEGQTFETILERMLDRVPDGLDKREGSIIYDAMAPAAMELAQMYVELDINANLIFADTASGDYLDRSIAWSGVTRKKATKAQLRGLFYNAANTLMDIPIGSRFAIGAINYKVISRLSLGEYRLEAEVEGIAGNQHFGVLIPIDFVNNLARAELKELLVPGTDKETDDMLRRRYLDSARRPATSGNKYHYIEWALEVSGVGGARVFPLWSGPKSVKVVIINTEGAPASSVLVNQVQDYIDPAAGKGEGQAPIGAVVTVTSAIGKTINISAKVTLAPGYSLQGVKNSFLERLEAWRKSASFVSTYVSQAVIGSILLGTDGVIDYVGLLLNGAAGNIVLSEEEVPVIGTVELGV, encoded by the coding sequence GTGTATGAGGGCCAAACGTTTGAAACTATCTTAGAACGAATGCTAGATCGGGTGCCGGATGGGCTGGACAAGCGAGAAGGCAGTATTATTTATGATGCCATGGCTCCGGCGGCAATGGAGTTGGCTCAGATGTATGTTGAGCTAGATATTAACGCGAATTTAATATTTGCTGATACAGCTAGTGGCGATTATCTGGATAGATCCATCGCATGGTCCGGTGTGACTCGCAAGAAGGCGACAAAAGCGCAACTCCGAGGGCTGTTTTATAACGCAGCTAACACCTTAATGGATATTCCAATTGGTAGTCGCTTCGCCATTGGTGCAATCAACTATAAAGTAATTTCTCGACTCTCTTTAGGGGAGTATCGCCTTGAAGCAGAGGTTGAAGGAATTGCGGGAAATCAGCATTTCGGTGTCTTAATTCCTATCGATTTTGTTAATAATCTAGCAAGAGCTGAATTGAAAGAGTTACTTGTCCCCGGGACTGATAAGGAGACTGACGATATGTTAAGGCGGCGGTACCTTGATTCTGCCAGACGTCCAGCGACCAGCGGAAACAAATATCATTACATTGAATGGGCTCTTGAAGTTTCTGGAGTGGGCGGCGCTCGTGTATTTCCATTATGGTCGGGTCCGAAGAGCGTAAAAGTTGTCATTATAAATACAGAAGGCGCTCCAGCCTCAAGCGTTCTTGTAAATCAAGTACAAGACTATATCGATCCAGCCGCAGGGAAAGGTGAAGGGCAGGCGCCTATTGGGGCAGTAGTCACAGTTACTTCGGCAATCGGTAAAACTATCAATATATCAGCTAAGGTAACCTTGGCACCTGGTTATAGCTTGCAAGGTGTAAAGAATTCCTTTTTGGAGCGCTTGGAAGCTTGGCGTAAGTCGGCATCATTTGTATCTACTTATGTAAGTCAGGCCGTAATTGGATCAATCCTTTTAGGCACTGACGGGGTTATTGATTATGTTGGGTTGCTGCTCAATGGAGCTGCTGGGAACATTGTTCTTTCCGAAGAAGAGGTGCCAGTGATCGGTACTGTAGAATTGGGGGTGTAA
- a CDS encoding DUF2634 domain-containing protein: MIPQSDNVLLNEDMEDTPQPSLTYKLDLVNGRVGSVIVDGLDAVKQAVIKTLSTIRFVNLIYSDNYGSEADVGVVRGRAVFETEVERWTREALLQDDRIVSVTNFRFTYDGDASLVLFDVESDYGNYTDRLEVSGGV; the protein is encoded by the coding sequence TTGATACCACAGAGCGACAATGTACTGCTAAATGAGGACATGGAGGATACGCCCCAACCAAGCCTCACCTATAAATTAGACCTTGTAAATGGACGTGTAGGATCCGTGATAGTGGATGGGTTGGATGCCGTAAAACAGGCAGTTATAAAAACACTCTCAACAATCCGATTTGTAAACCTGATTTACAGTGACAATTACGGTAGTGAGGCAGATGTTGGAGTGGTGCGGGGCCGGGCGGTATTTGAAACCGAAGTGGAACGCTGGACTAGGGAAGCGTTACTCCAGGATGATCGTATCGTTTCCGTAACCAACTTTAGATTTACCTATGATGGCGATGCTTCACTCGTCTTGTTTGACGTAGAGAGCGACTATGGAAACTATACAGACCGATTGGAGGTGAGTGGCGGTGTATGA
- a CDS encoding DUF2577 domain-containing protein: MLEAIKRAAQEAVEAAGPVQVQLGIVTNDNPLEVLVDNRLSLSEGFLIVPETLAEFKLAIGSTEYEIRKPLVAGDKLLLIRMQGGQRYVIMDRVVSN, encoded by the coding sequence ATGCTGGAAGCAATTAAGCGGGCTGCTCAGGAAGCAGTAGAAGCTGCAGGTCCGGTTCAGGTGCAACTTGGAATCGTAACAAATGATAATCCTCTTGAGGTGCTAGTCGATAATCGGCTATCGCTTTCAGAGGGTTTTTTAATTGTTCCGGAGACACTTGCAGAATTTAAATTAGCTATAGGGTCAACTGAATATGAGATCAGAAAGCCCTTGGTAGCCGGTGACAAGCTCCTTCTTATCCGGATGCAAGGCGGCCAACGCTATGTGATTATGGATAGGGTGGTGAGTAATTGA
- a CDS encoding LysM peptidoglycan-binding domain-containing protein has translation MADGYSIELSFNNRAIWFEIPVLPEEIEIGGEGDGETYNITDLGEINVIKAAKLKEISFSSFFPAIAVGGAVPSYVSSKNWGQPADYIQLIENWMNKRKPIRFIFTSTGLKINIAASIEEFNYKEVAGSPGDFEYDISLKEYVFYAAKKVKLKSTETAAGTTTTTKKEPAKRADERTKSKTVTVKSEDTLMKIAKRELGDGSRWKEIQKLNGLTDAQLKTLKIGSVLKLPG, from the coding sequence GTGGCCGATGGCTACAGCATCGAACTGAGTTTCAACAACCGCGCAATATGGTTTGAAATCCCCGTCCTTCCGGAAGAAATAGAGATCGGTGGGGAAGGCGATGGGGAGACCTACAATATAACTGATCTTGGTGAAATCAATGTGATCAAAGCTGCAAAGCTAAAAGAGATTAGCTTTAGCAGCTTTTTTCCGGCTATCGCTGTAGGTGGTGCCGTACCAAGTTATGTATCATCAAAAAACTGGGGGCAACCCGCGGATTACATCCAACTGATTGAAAACTGGATGAATAAGCGGAAGCCGATCCGGTTTATTTTTACCTCAACAGGTCTAAAAATCAACATTGCGGCCAGTATTGAGGAATTCAATTATAAAGAGGTTGCTGGATCCCCAGGTGATTTTGAATATGACATTAGCTTGAAGGAGTATGTTTTTTATGCTGCTAAAAAAGTGAAGCTGAAGTCAACCGAGACAGCAGCCGGTACAACCACTACAACAAAGAAAGAGCCAGCGAAACGTGCAGATGAACGTACCAAGTCGAAAACAGTTACCGTCAAATCCGAGGATACTTTGATGAAGATTGCTAAAAGAGAACTCGGTGACGGGAGCCGATGGAAAGAGATTCAGAAGTTAAACGGCTTAACGGATGCGCAACTGAAGACGCTCAAGATCGGTTCCGTCCTGAAGCTTCCGGGGTGA
- a CDS encoding tape measure protein, which translates to MPSIAASLALNDAFSQRLGQVNTALAATIQLMARLEAQMRNPMMIRISAFDVISGLDMIKQQIAALGTGSLIRININSTEVLQQLALIRQRLGDEESAIKIRIDAADISAQIAIIKRQIESELSSVVARIRIELPRSLEAMFTNLQRLVSQLIRSTRQLRTRSADAGELQRALERIARLERQIADLQSRVNGQINKATKNTSNWLGSLKNVVAAYLSIAAAKSLLEISDDVALTNARLGMVNDGLRTQYQLQKQVMAAANETRSNYQATADLVTKLGMSTQGIFKNDDDIIAFTKSFNKSLVLSGAGAQETTAAILQMGQALGSGVLQGDELRSLSENAPAMMTLLAEGLGVARGQLKQMGADGELTSAMIVKAFQNQSDKIDKMFAQMPMTFGSATTILQNKVAEWVGTINGVEGPLAKITKMVQDFTAWLDTSAGDQFLSGLSAGISAAVDAVVYLGQVAAQVYEFFSSNWSLIEPIVWGIVAAFVAWKVATLAVAINQGLNALATGTGTAAVFLQTLAVFGLRAAWATLNAAMKANVIVLIISLIVGLIAWIWQLYKTNDEFAAGWQRAWNAIFNFFSTVPAYFWTVVEAIAKAFTWWAGSVGKIYDAVINGIIDGINDVLWLINKITGSSYEIAGSFSFEKIADAALDYAGAKKDQAYADAAAKAKEREAKTQKMLDDRTKKREDESAAAAAKQNQLQNAGKEVGMGFAAGGSGAATSPKADKLKKVDKLGKVEKPIDISKEDLKVMRDVAEMKNIQNFVTLTPTIQMKTGPVTNRANVDSIVSKITKKLNDEIASTAKGLYN; encoded by the coding sequence ATGCCAAGTATTGCTGCAAGCCTAGCGCTTAATGATGCTTTTAGTCAGCGATTGGGTCAGGTCAATACCGCTCTTGCAGCGACGATCCAGCTAATGGCGAGATTAGAAGCTCAAATGCGTAATCCGATGATGATTCGAATTAGTGCCTTTGATGTAATTAGTGGTTTAGATATGATTAAACAGCAGATTGCCGCTCTTGGAACAGGTAGCCTAATACGAATAAACATTAACTCAACAGAAGTATTACAACAATTAGCGCTGATTAGGCAGCGGCTAGGTGACGAAGAGTCGGCAATTAAAATAAGAATCGACGCCGCCGATATTTCCGCGCAAATTGCGATTATCAAAAGACAAATAGAATCGGAGTTAAGTAGCGTTGTTGCACGGATTCGGATTGAGTTGCCTCGGTCGTTGGAGGCTATGTTTACAAACCTCCAACGCTTAGTATCTCAACTCATTAGATCAACGCGACAATTGAGAACACGAAGTGCAGATGCTGGTGAACTACAAAGAGCTCTAGAACGTATCGCTAGGCTAGAACGGCAAATTGCCGACCTACAGTCTAGAGTAAACGGACAAATTAATAAAGCAACGAAAAACACATCAAATTGGCTCGGTAGTCTCAAAAACGTAGTTGCGGCTTATCTTTCAATTGCGGCCGCAAAAAGCCTACTTGAAATATCTGACGATGTAGCATTAACTAATGCGCGTCTCGGTATGGTTAACGATGGTCTCAGAACTCAATACCAACTTCAAAAGCAAGTTATGGCTGCTGCAAATGAGACGCGATCCAATTACCAAGCTACTGCTGATTTGGTAACTAAACTTGGGATGAGCACTCAAGGTATCTTTAAAAACGATGACGATATCATTGCTTTCACAAAGAGCTTTAACAAAAGTTTGGTCCTTTCCGGGGCAGGAGCACAGGAAACAACAGCAGCGATACTCCAGATGGGGCAAGCTCTCGGGTCTGGTGTCTTACAAGGGGATGAGCTTCGTTCTCTCTCAGAAAATGCACCGGCAATGATGACTCTACTTGCAGAGGGGTTGGGTGTGGCTCGTGGACAACTCAAGCAAATGGGGGCGGATGGCGAATTAACATCGGCAATGATCGTTAAAGCATTCCAAAATCAAAGTGATAAAATCGATAAGATGTTTGCTCAGATGCCGATGACTTTTGGATCTGCAACCACAATATTACAGAATAAAGTGGCAGAATGGGTAGGAACAATTAATGGTGTTGAGGGACCTTTAGCTAAAATCACAAAAATGGTCCAAGATTTTACGGCATGGTTAGATACGAGTGCAGGGGATCAATTTTTGAGCGGGCTTAGTGCTGGAATCTCTGCTGCTGTCGATGCAGTTGTTTATTTAGGACAAGTAGCTGCGCAAGTATATGAATTTTTTTCAAGCAATTGGTCATTAATTGAACCTATAGTGTGGGGGATAGTAGCCGCATTTGTGGCATGGAAAGTTGCTACCTTAGCTGTGGCCATTAATCAGGGACTCAATGCTTTAGCTACCGGAACAGGAACAGCTGCAGTTTTCTTACAAACCTTAGCCGTTTTCGGTCTAAGGGCAGCATGGGCAACCCTTAATGCCGCTATGAAAGCAAATGTAATAGTTTTGATTATCTCACTAATTGTTGGTTTAATAGCGTGGATATGGCAACTTTATAAGACTAATGATGAATTTGCAGCAGGATGGCAAAGAGCTTGGAATGCGATATTTAATTTCTTTTCAACAGTTCCTGCTTATTTTTGGACAGTAGTCGAAGCTATTGCCAAAGCGTTTACGTGGTGGGCTGGTAGTGTCGGAAAGATTTACGACGCCGTTATAAACGGAATCATCGATGGGATCAATGACGTTCTCTGGCTCATAAATAAAATCACGGGATCATCGTATGAGATAGCAGGAAGCTTTAGTTTTGAAAAAATTGCCGATGCTGCACTAGACTACGCAGGAGCCAAAAAAGACCAAGCCTATGCAGATGCAGCCGCCAAGGCGAAGGAACGAGAAGCAAAAACGCAGAAAATGCTGGATGATCGCACAAAGAAGAGAGAAGATGAGTCAGCAGCTGCAGCCGCTAAACAAAATCAATTACAAAATGCTGGAAAAGAAGTAGGTATGGGATTTGCTGCTGGTGGTTCAGGTGCTGCTACTTCTCCTAAAGCCGATAAATTAAAAAAAGTCGATAAACTTGGTAAAGTAGAAAAACCAATTGATATCAGTAAAGAAGACCTAAAGGTTATGCGTGATGTCGCTGAGATGAAGAACATTCAAAACTTTGTGACATTGACACCGACTATTCAGATGAAGACTGGTCCAGTAACCAATCGGGCGAATGTTGATTCGATTGTATCAAAGATAACGAAGAAGCTTAATGATGAGATCGCTAGTACCGCGAAGGGTCTCTATAACTAA
- a CDS encoding phage portal protein, with amino-acid sequence MSDFSAFYAQNAAVETTEDFVVSPRFKDKDNKVIPWKLRSITEEDNQALRKAATKRSKAKYGQYTSEVDTNEYLAKMVVASIAYPDLKNADLQKSYGVMGAEPLIRKMLLPGEFSSLMEKVQALNGFDQDINDQIAEVKN; translated from the coding sequence ATGAGCGACTTTTCAGCATTCTACGCACAAAACGCAGCAGTGGAGACTACAGAGGATTTCGTGGTCTCTCCTAGATTTAAAGATAAAGATAACAAGGTAATTCCGTGGAAGTTGCGTAGTATCACGGAAGAAGATAATCAAGCACTACGGAAAGCGGCTACCAAGCGCTCTAAGGCGAAATACGGACAATACACTTCTGAAGTTGATACCAATGAGTATCTGGCAAAGATGGTTGTGGCGTCAATTGCATACCCAGATTTGAAGAATGCGGATTTGCAGAAGTCTTATGGCGTTATGGGGGCTGAGCCACTAATTCGTAAAATGCTGCTTCCTGGCGAGTTTTCATCCTTAATGGAAAAAGTACAAGCGCTCAATGGTTTCGATCAGGATATCAATGATCAAATTGCAGAAGTAAAAAACTAA
- a CDS encoding phage tail tube protein produces the protein MGFLKASETISGQEGRAYATINGQVEEMFYIKTLEASVEKEKAEVKTLGRRGTQHKTTGWSGTGSMTIYYMTSRFRQLMIDYIKTGRDTNFDITVTNEDPGSTIGSQTITLLGVNLDSVVMVSLDTESDALEEDIDFTFEDIDMGQAFNAPTN, from the coding sequence ATGGGTTTCTTAAAGGCTAGCGAAACAATCAGTGGGCAAGAGGGACGAGCCTACGCCACGATCAATGGTCAGGTCGAGGAAATGTTTTATATCAAGACTCTTGAAGCCTCTGTTGAAAAGGAAAAGGCTGAGGTAAAGACATTGGGCCGCCGCGGTACGCAACATAAAACTACCGGATGGTCTGGTACCGGTAGTATGACGATCTACTATATGACAAGTCGGTTTCGTCAGTTGATGATTGATTATATCAAGACAGGTAGAGATACCAACTTTGATATTACGGTAACTAATGAAGATCCGGGATCTACCATTGGGTCTCAAACAATTACTTTACTAGGTGTGAACCTTGATAGTGTAGTTATGGTATCACTGGATACAGAGTCTGATGCACTAGAAGAGGATATCGATTTTACCTTTGAGGATATTGATATGGGTCAAGCATTTAACGCACCAACCAATTAA
- a CDS encoding phage tail sheath family protein, with the protein MAGGTWTTQNKERPGVYVNVETSGGALGTVGSRGITSLALTLPWGAAKVIMPIVAGEDTFKTLGYDITAPELLLVRESFKRARTVLLYKLNEGVKATATIGDLTPKAKYGGTRGNDLKVVIQTNIDDSSKFDVKTLLDNAVVDTQVVANIAGLKANDWIDWGGTGALTASAGAPLVGGTNGTVTNADHTAYLAALELYDFQTSALTSTDNALKAVYAAFAKRLRDNEGKKIQVVLENYPVADNEGVISVKNGVVLSDGTTLTAAQATAWVAGASAAAEMNESLTYSAYDDAVDVAPRYTNTQIEAALKAGEFLFTPSVNRAVVEQDINTFLSYTPKKGKQLHKNRVLRVLDGIANDLKRIFESFYIGKVSNNVDGRALFRKEAVIYLDSLQSISAIQNFDAQTDITVLPGVESDAIYVEANIQPVDSIEKVYMKVQVR; encoded by the coding sequence ATGGCCGGTGGAACATGGACCACTCAAAATAAAGAAAGACCTGGCGTATATGTCAATGTGGAAACGTCTGGTGGGGCTTTAGGGACGGTCGGTAGTAGAGGGATTACCTCATTGGCTCTGACACTACCGTGGGGTGCCGCAAAAGTCATCATGCCAATTGTCGCAGGAGAGGACACATTTAAAACACTAGGGTATGACATCACAGCCCCAGAACTGTTGCTGGTGCGTGAGTCATTTAAGCGAGCGCGAACAGTGTTACTCTACAAGCTTAATGAAGGAGTTAAGGCAACTGCTACAATAGGCGATTTGACACCCAAAGCAAAATACGGTGGTACTCGGGGGAACGATCTAAAGGTTGTAATACAAACCAACATTGACGACAGTAGCAAGTTCGATGTGAAAACGTTGCTTGATAACGCAGTAGTCGATACACAGGTGGTCGCTAATATCGCTGGGCTCAAAGCTAATGATTGGATTGATTGGGGTGGAACCGGTGCGCTGACTGCAAGTGCAGGAGCACCTCTAGTGGGCGGTACTAATGGTACTGTGACTAATGCTGATCACACAGCCTATTTAGCCGCGCTGGAACTATATGACTTTCAAACCTCCGCATTGACATCTACAGATAACGCCCTGAAAGCTGTGTATGCAGCCTTTGCAAAGCGTCTACGGGATAATGAGGGGAAGAAGATTCAAGTCGTGCTGGAGAACTATCCAGTAGCTGACAATGAAGGTGTAATTAGCGTTAAGAATGGTGTGGTTCTCTCAGATGGGACAACACTAACAGCAGCGCAGGCCACAGCATGGGTAGCTGGGGCTAGTGCAGCAGCTGAAATGAATGAGTCTCTGACTTATTCGGCATATGACGACGCTGTAGATGTGGCGCCACGCTACACCAACACACAGATTGAAGCAGCTTTGAAAGCTGGAGAATTTCTCTTTACACCGTCCGTTAATCGGGCCGTGGTTGAGCAGGATATTAATACTTTCCTCTCTTACACTCCGAAGAAGGGGAAACAACTTCATAAAAATCGTGTGCTTCGAGTTTTGGATGGAATTGCAAATGATTTGAAGCGTATCTTTGAGTCATTTTACATCGGTAAGGTATCAAACAATGTTGATGGCCGAGCTTTGTTTCGTAAAGAGGCTGTGATCTATCTGGATAGTCTACAGAGCATTTCTGCCATTCAAAACTTTGATGCCCAGACAGATATCACAGTACTTCCTGGTGTTGAATCAGATGCCATCTATGTTGAAGCCAATATTCAACCAGTAGATAGTATCGAAAAAGTATATATGAAAGTGCAGGTGAGATAA
- a CDS encoding DUF6838 family protein: MQDIKDALIKRLSLFTPEYPVYDEAVEQGMKQPCFFVLRIEGGQNREINRRYRRLNSFDVHYFPHKDAAAPREECELMAERLYSELEYVTGAEGGYRGIGMRDEIVDGVLHFFIQYNYHVVRTKATDVKMQTMKQGGGIK, encoded by the coding sequence ATGCAGGATATCAAAGACGCACTTATAAAGAGGCTATCGTTATTTACTCCGGAGTATCCAGTTTATGACGAAGCAGTAGAGCAGGGCATGAAGCAGCCGTGCTTTTTTGTGTTGCGCATCGAAGGCGGCCAAAACAGGGAAATTAATCGGCGGTATCGGCGTTTGAATTCCTTCGATGTTCATTACTTTCCACACAAGGATGCCGCGGCACCCCGGGAAGAATGCGAGCTCATGGCTGAGCGACTGTACTCAGAACTAGAGTATGTGACCGGCGCTGAGGGAGGATACCGCGGTATCGGCATGCGTGATGAAATTGTGGATGGAGTGCTGCATTTCTTCATCCAATATAACTACCATGTCGTGAGGACGAAAGCAACGGATGTAAAAATGCAGACTATGAAGCAAGGGGGCGGTATTAAGTGA
- a CDS encoding HK97 gp10 family phage protein — MSMGKFDFSDVKKLQKSLQRMQNEFPAFMEECIRELAGRLLAKTIARTPVLSGDLRRGWQIGEVVRLAGGGIHVEITNNVEYALYVEFGHVTRLRTGWVNGKFMLTLSEQELERELPGIMERKLKKYMEKHMGR; from the coding sequence ATGAGCATGGGTAAATTCGATTTCTCCGATGTTAAAAAGCTTCAGAAGAGCCTTCAACGGATGCAAAATGAATTTCCAGCGTTTATGGAGGAGTGTATTCGTGAGCTTGCAGGACGGTTACTGGCGAAGACTATAGCTAGAACTCCGGTTCTAAGCGGAGACTTGAGGCGAGGTTGGCAGATCGGTGAGGTAGTTAGATTAGCTGGTGGCGGTATCCACGTAGAGATCACAAATAATGTTGAATATGCGCTCTATGTAGAATTTGGACACGTTACTAGACTACGGACCGGTTGGGTTAACGGTAAATTCATGTTGACCTTATCCGAGCAGGAACTAGAGAGAGAGTTGCCAGGGATCATGGAGCGGAAGCTGAAAAAATACATGGAGAAGCACATGGGGCGGTGA